One genomic region from Treponema primitia ZAS-1 encodes:
- a CDS encoding type II toxin-antitoxin system VapC family toxin, with the protein MKDMAILIDTNVVIDFLAKREPFFNNAAIIMQKCSDNELAGYIAAHTVPTVFYILRKQFSVSERRNRLSRLCGFIDVAGNDKQQVIKAIENERFDDLEDCLQMECAKAVDADYIVTRNTDDFKDSPIPAILPEDFLKQLAETAQP; encoded by the coding sequence ATGAAAGATATGGCAATACTAATTGATACCAATGTTGTTATAGACTTTCTCGCTAAACGCGAACCGTTTTTTAATAATGCCGCGATAATAATGCAGAAATGCTCAGATAATGAACTGGCCGGCTATATTGCGGCACATACTGTGCCCACTGTTTTTTACATTCTGCGGAAACAATTCTCCGTAAGCGAAAGAAGAAATAGGCTATCAAGGTTATGTGGATTTATTGATGTTGCCGGAAACGATAAACAACAGGTAATTAAAGCAATTGAAAATGAACGTTTTGACGATTTGGAAGACTGTTTGCAAATGGAATGTGCCAAGGCTGTTGACGCAGATTATATTGTTACCCGGAATACAGATGATTTTAAAGATTCCCCTATACCGGCAATTTTACCGGAAGACTTTTTGAAACAACTTGCGGAAACAGCGCAGCCCTAA